A genomic stretch from Deinococcus multiflagellatus includes:
- the rocF gene encoding arginase: MNVALLGIPMDLGAGRRGVDMGPSALRNAHLAGALRALGHTVTDLGDVGVALPESVDKLIEGGLVFLTPIQEACAAAAERVAALGPDVFPLTIGGDHSVSMGTVTGNALRLAPGGGRLGLIWVDAHTDYNTPDSSPSGNIHGMPVAHLTGLGDTRLTGLGGGWHMRPEDIVMIGIRSVDPHERELLREAGIKAYTMKDVDQLGITRIHEETLERLSGVQGLHVSFDADALDPAVCPGVGTPVPGGLTYREGHLLMELLSESGRVTSMDIVEVNPILDAHNQTAEVMVGMAASLLGQRIL; the protein is encoded by the coding sequence ATGAACGTGGCATTGCTGGGCATTCCGATGGATCTGGGCGCGGGGCGGCGCGGTGTGGACATGGGGCCATCGGCGCTGCGCAACGCGCATCTGGCCGGGGCGCTGCGGGCGCTGGGGCACACGGTGACGGACTTGGGCGACGTGGGGGTGGCGCTGCCCGAATCGGTGGACAAGCTGATTGAGGGCGGGCTGGTGTTCCTGACCCCCATTCAGGAGGCCTGCGCCGCCGCTGCCGAGCGCGTGGCGGCCCTGGGGCCAGACGTCTTTCCGCTGACCATCGGCGGGGACCACAGCGTCAGCATGGGCACCGTGACCGGCAACGCCCTGCGGCTGGCCCCGGGCGGCGGTCGCCTGGGCCTGATCTGGGTGGACGCCCACACCGACTACAACACCCCCGACAGCAGCCCCAGCGGCAACATTCACGGCATGCCCGTGGCCCACCTGACCGGCCTGGGCGACACCCGCCTGACCGGCCTGGGCGGCGGCTGGCACATGCGCCCCGAAGACATCGTGATGATCGGCATTCGCAGCGTGGACCCCCACGAGCGCGAGCTGCTGCGCGAGGCCGGCATCAAGGCCTACACCATGAAAGACGTGGACCAGCTGGGCATCACCCGCATTCACGAGGAAACCCTGGAGCGCCTGAGCGGCGTGCAGGGCCTGCATGTGTCCTTTGACGCCGACGCCCTGGACCCCGCCGTGTGCCCGGGGGTGGGCACGCCCGTGCCCGGCGGCCTGACTTACCGCGAGGGGCACCTGCTGATGGAACTGCTCTCGGAATCCGGGCGCGTGACCAGCATGGACATTGTGGAGGTCAACCCCATTCTGGACGCCCACAACCAGACGGCCGAGGTGATGGTGGGCATGGCCGCCAGCCTGCTGGGCCAGCGCATTCTGTAA
- a CDS encoding metallophosphoesterase family protein codes for MTQAPPPPTPAPRLGKRLMLLADQVHPFVYRDAFPQGVPAVDAVLAAGDLPGYYLEFLATKLTVPVIYVHGNHANEYVNEGEGRVAPRGVISAHGRVVDEAGLRVAGWGGVPRYRQDGEGQYSAAQARWGLGRLAWQARRGVDVLLTHAPPTGPHAGADHAHRGCEAITTFMARRRPAVVVHGHIHEYEGRKLEYTDPVSGARVLNAYGYRVVEV; via the coding sequence ATGACCCAAGCCCCCCCGCCCCCCACCCCCGCGCCCCGGCTGGGCAAGCGGCTGATGCTGCTGGCCGATCAGGTGCATCCCTTCGTGTACCGCGACGCCTTTCCGCAGGGCGTGCCGGCGGTGGATGCGGTGCTGGCGGCGGGCGACCTGCCCGGCTACTACCTGGAGTTTCTGGCGACTAAGCTCACCGTGCCCGTGATTTACGTGCACGGCAACCACGCCAACGAGTATGTGAACGAGGGCGAGGGCCGCGTGGCCCCGCGCGGCGTGATCAGCGCCCACGGCCGGGTGGTGGACGAGGCGGGCCTGCGGGTGGCGGGCTGGGGCGGAGTGCCGCGCTACCGGCAGGACGGCGAAGGCCAGTACAGCGCCGCGCAGGCCCGCTGGGGGCTGGGGCGTCTGGCATGGCAGGCCCGCCGGGGGGTGGACGTGCTGCTGACCCACGCGCCGCCCACCGGGCCCCACGCCGGAGCCGACCACGCCCACCGGGGCTGCGAGGCCATCACGACCTTTATGGCGCGGCGGCGCCCGGCGGTGGTGGTGCACGGCCACATCCACGAGTACGAAGGTCGCAAGCTGGAATACACCGATCCCGTCAGCGGCGCGCGCGTGCTGAACGCCTACGGCTACCGGGTGGTCGAGGTTTAA
- the nrdR gene encoding transcriptional regulator NrdR, which produces MRCPYCSAPDSKVVNSRPSDDGASIRRRRECLNCARRFTTYERAQLEPLMVVKRSGPREAFNPDKLLRGLVLASEKRPVDSDALRAFAYGFEDEVQAAEIRSEEIGRRAMTFLRPLDDVAYIRFASVYRDFDSLERFIEEIRGLKDEGEAEG; this is translated from the coding sequence GTGCGCTGTCCCTACTGCTCGGCCCCCGACAGCAAGGTGGTCAATTCGCGCCCCAGCGACGACGGCGCCAGTATTCGCCGCCGCCGCGAGTGCCTGAACTGCGCGCGGCGCTTTACGACCTATGAGCGCGCGCAGCTTGAGCCCCTGATGGTGGTCAAGCGCAGCGGGCCAAGAGAAGCCTTTAACCCCGACAAGCTGCTGCGCGGTCTGGTGCTGGCCAGCGAAAAGCGCCCGGTGGACAGTGACGCCCTGCGCGCCTTTGCCTACGGCTTTGAGGATGAGGTGCAGGCCGCCGAGATCCGCAGCGAGGAGATTGGCCGCCGCGCCATGACCTTCCTGCGCCCCCTCGACGACGTGGCGTACATCCGCTTTGCCAGCGTGTACCGCGATTTCGACTCGCTGGAGCGGTTTATCGAAGAGATCCGGGGCCTGAAAGACGAGGGGGAGGCGGAGGGGTAA
- a CDS encoding GNAT family N-acetyltransferase: MALLSGPRLDLLPLSRALVEQRLQGAPFDLRLPLPGGERPVQVPAEWPGDLLPLFPHKLAHWPQDQPTWPGSFVAVHRAQAQAIGQLGIKGPLAPEVEIGYGLSPAVWGQGYATEAAGLLLAWLADQGVQTVTAQTALTNPASARVLQKLGFAVTGEATDPDDGPLHLWARPLA, from the coding sequence ATGGCCCTGCTGTCTGGTCCCCGCCTGGACCTGCTGCCCCTGAGCCGCGCGCTCGTGGAGCAGCGACTTCAGGGCGCTCCCTTTGATCTCCGTTTGCCGCTGCCCGGTGGCGAGCGCCCCGTGCAGGTGCCGGCCGAGTGGCCGGGGGACCTGCTGCCCCTCTTTCCCCACAAGCTGGCCCACTGGCCCCAGGACCAGCCCACCTGGCCAGGCTCGTTTGTGGCCGTCCACCGCGCCCAGGCGCAGGCCATCGGCCAGCTGGGCATCAAGGGGCCGCTGGCCCCAGAGGTCGAGATTGGCTACGGCCTGAGCCCGGCGGTGTGGGGGCAGGGCTACGCCACCGAGGCCGCCGGGCTGCTGCTGGCGTGGCTGGCCGACCAGGGCGTGCAGACCGTCACAGCCCAGACCGCCCTGACCAACCCTGCCAGCGCCCGGGTGCTGCAGAAACTGGGCTTTGCCGTGACGGGCGAAGCCACCGACCCCGACGACGGTCCGCTGCACCTCTGGGCCCGCCCGCTGGCATGA
- a CDS encoding pyrophosphohydrolase domain-containing protein, with protein MSEPCPPTNAARLRAFHVALGEPALTRPTVPSPALLALRRTLIAEEAAEVQAEWAALETRLQAGETLAPGDLSALAHELADLLYVTYGALDRLGIDADAVFAEVHRANMAKLAGPRRADGKLLKPPGWQPANVRRVLEAQAEAAGERR; from the coding sequence GTGTCCGAGCCCTGTCCCCCCACCAACGCCGCGCGCCTGCGGGCCTTTCATGTGGCTCTGGGCGAACCGGCGCTGACCCGGCCCACCGTGCCCTCGCCCGCCCTGCTGGCGCTGCGCCGCACCCTGATCGCCGAGGAAGCAGCCGAGGTGCAGGCCGAGTGGGCGGCATTGGAAACGCGCCTGCAAGCTGGGGAGACGCTGGCTCCCGGCGACCTGAGCGCCCTGGCCCACGAATTGGCCGACCTGCTGTACGTGACCTACGGCGCCCTGGACCGTCTGGGCATTGATGCCGACGCGGTGTTCGCCGAGGTGCACCGCGCCAACATGGCCAAGCTGGCCGGGCCCCGCCGCGCCGACGGCAAATTGCTCAAGCCGCCGGGCTGGCAGCCCGCCAATGTGCGCCGGGTGCTGGAGGCGCAGGCAGAGGCAGCAGGGGAGAGGCGCTGA
- a CDS encoding 1-acyl-sn-glycerol-3-phosphate acyltransferase, whose amino-acid sequence MSPLWPGRQPTFGSRLAVWALRLAGWEAVLAPPPGLKCVGAVAPHTHNADFWPGIFWTWATRAPARFVAKRELFFFPVGVFMRAVGGLALDRRRSGGNFVDAVVGIIEREEEIMLAIAPEGTRSRGDYWKTGFYYMALEAKVPIAVTVLDWGRRRVGIVGYVTPTGNLEADFAQIREYLNGVRGHTPANETPAVPRPAAAGGPSRT is encoded by the coding sequence ATGTCTCCTCTGTGGCCTGGACGGCAACCCACTTTCGGTTCACGCCTTGCAGTGTGGGCGCTGCGCCTTGCGGGCTGGGAAGCCGTGCTGGCGCCCCCACCCGGCCTGAAGTGTGTGGGGGCCGTGGCGCCGCACACCCACAACGCCGATTTCTGGCCCGGCATCTTCTGGACCTGGGCCACCCGCGCCCCGGCGCGCTTTGTGGCCAAGCGGGAACTGTTTTTCTTTCCGGTGGGCGTGTTCATGCGCGCGGTGGGCGGCCTCGCCCTGGACCGGCGCCGTTCGGGCGGCAACTTTGTGGACGCGGTGGTGGGCATTATTGAGCGCGAAGAGGAAATCATGCTCGCCATCGCCCCCGAGGGCACCCGCAGCCGCGGCGACTACTGGAAGACGGGCTTTTACTACATGGCGCTGGAAGCGAAGGTGCCGATTGCCGTGACGGTGCTGGACTGGGGCCGCCGGCGCGTGGGGATCGTGGGGTACGTGACCCCCACCGGCAATCTCGAAGCCGACTTTGCCCAGATCCGCGAGTACCTCAACGGCGTGCGCGGCCACACCCCGGCCAACGAAACACCCGCTGTGCCCCGCCCAGCCGCCGCTGGGGGCCCCAGCCGCACGTAG
- the dnaB gene encoding replicative DNA helicase, with translation MELTPRVPPHSNDAEISVLGSILLDNDTLGQLGDTVTPEMFYREAHRKIFTAMRTLQERGEPVDLVTLSEDLRVKGQLDEVGGLTYLIGLSDQVPTAAYAEHYARIVQEKHTLRALISASGKAMQLAYEAQLPLEDLLDRAEKMIFEVAEQKKKGEAFQAMNEVVTETFEYITLLHQNKGIPDGVSSGFRDLDEQISGLQKGSLNVLAARPSMGKTAFALSIAQNVALRGEKAVAVFSLEMPAVQLALRMLCSEARVDMNRIRSGQLNERDFERLAHAAGRLADAPMIIDDEPDLTLNNLRSKLRRIAAQHGQLGLVVIDYLQLMSGSKSSGGSDNRQQEISTISRGLKGLAREMEVPVIVLSQLSRAVEQRPNHRPMLSDLRESGAIEQDADIVMFIYRDEYYNKETDQQGIAEIIIGKQRNGPVGTVRLQFHSAHVRFNDLAPEGV, from the coding sequence TTGGAACTCACGCCGCGCGTTCCGCCGCACAGCAACGACGCTGAAATCAGCGTGCTGGGCAGCATTTTGCTGGACAACGATACCCTGGGGCAACTGGGGGACACGGTCACGCCCGAGATGTTCTACCGCGAGGCCCACCGCAAGATCTTTACCGCCATGCGCACGCTGCAGGAGCGCGGCGAACCGGTAGACCTCGTGACCCTCAGCGAGGATCTGCGCGTCAAGGGGCAGCTGGACGAGGTGGGGGGGCTGACCTATCTGATTGGCCTGTCGGATCAGGTGCCCACGGCGGCGTACGCCGAGCACTACGCCCGTATCGTGCAGGAGAAACACACGCTGCGGGCCCTGATCAGCGCCTCGGGCAAGGCGATGCAGCTGGCCTACGAAGCGCAGCTGCCCTTGGAAGACCTGCTGGACCGCGCCGAGAAGATGATCTTCGAGGTGGCCGAGCAGAAGAAAAAGGGCGAAGCCTTTCAGGCCATGAACGAGGTGGTGACCGAAACCTTCGAGTACATCACCCTGCTGCACCAGAACAAGGGTATTCCCGACGGCGTCAGCAGCGGTTTTCGTGACCTGGACGAGCAGATTTCAGGGCTACAAAAGGGGAGCTTAAATGTGCTGGCGGCCCGGCCCAGCATGGGAAAGACCGCGTTTGCCCTCTCCATTGCCCAGAACGTGGCGCTGCGTGGGGAAAAAGCCGTGGCGGTCTTCAGTCTGGAAATGCCCGCTGTGCAGTTGGCCCTGCGCATGCTGTGCAGCGAGGCGCGGGTGGACATGAACCGCATCCGCTCCGGACAGCTCAATGAGCGCGATTTCGAGCGGCTGGCCCACGCCGCTGGCCGGCTGGCCGACGCCCCCATGATCATTGACGACGAGCCAGACCTTACCCTGAACAACCTGCGCAGCAAGTTGCGGCGCATTGCCGCGCAGCATGGGCAACTGGGGCTGGTGGTCATTGACTACCTGCAGCTGATGTCCGGCAGCAAAAGTTCGGGCGGCAGCGACAACCGCCAGCAGGAGATCAGCACCATCTCGCGCGGCCTCAAAGGGCTGGCCCGTGAAATGGAGGTGCCGGTGATCGTGCTCTCGCAGCTCTCGCGCGCTGTGGAGCAGCGGCCCAACCACCGCCCCATGCTCTCGGACCTGCGTGAGTCGGGGGCCATTGAGCAGGACGCCGACATCGTGATGTTCATCTACCGCGACGAGTACTACAACAAAGAAACCGACCAGCAGGGTATCGCCGAGATCATCATTGGCAAGCAGCGCAACGGCCCGGTGGGCACGGTGCGGCTGCAGTTTCACAGCGCCCACGTGCGCTTCAACGATCTGGCCCCGGAGGGCGTGTGA
- a CDS encoding SDR family NAD(P)-dependent oxidoreductase, translating to MTLFSTSAAPGTSGSLEDLLAGQVIAVTGADQGYGRVVSAALARARASVVLIGNNSETLAVVASQLEHAGGHAIPIKADVGVPLDWLSAQTRILDIYGALHGIVHLADKRAHTEFTMLGESEWMDLFNCNVKSSVAIAQILRRRLPDTWLTIIGPHLDERGLQVHPQRGALRGLVEQAHSEDLRLNLLLPARASSGEEPLDRPLAAAVLALASPDLRHLRSNVLDVPLPEVPRVRPEGR from the coding sequence ATGACTTTGTTTTCCACCTCTGCAGCGCCCGGCACCTCTGGTTCGCTGGAGGACCTGCTGGCGGGGCAGGTGATCGCGGTGACCGGCGCCGACCAGGGCTACGGCCGCGTGGTGAGTGCGGCGCTCGCCCGTGCGCGCGCCAGCGTGGTCTTGATCGGCAACAATAGCGAAACGCTGGCGGTGGTGGCCAGCCAGCTGGAGCACGCGGGCGGGCACGCCATTCCCATCAAGGCCGATGTGGGCGTGCCCCTGGACTGGCTCAGCGCGCAGACCCGCATTCTGGACATTTACGGCGCGCTGCACGGCATTGTGCATCTGGCCGACAAGCGCGCGCATACCGAGTTCACCATGTTGGGCGAAAGCGAGTGGATGGACCTCTTTAACTGCAACGTAAAGAGCAGCGTGGCCATCGCCCAGATTTTGCGCCGCCGCCTGCCCGACACCTGGCTGACCATCATCGGGCCGCACCTGGACGAGCGCGGGCTGCAGGTTCATCCGCAGCGCGGCGCCCTGCGGGGGCTGGTGGAGCAGGCCCACAGCGAGGACCTGCGCCTGAATCTGTTGCTGCCGGCGCGGGCCAGCAGCGGCGAGGAACCGTTAGACCGCCCGCTGGCGGCGGCGGTGCTGGCCCTGGCCAGTCCTGACCTGCGGCACCTGCGCAGCAATGTGCTGGACGTGCCGCTGCCTGAGGTGCCCCGGGTGCGGCCCGAGGGGCGGTAA
- a CDS encoding NUDIX hydrolase, producing MPEDQNKAAGAAGQRRRRRRRGAPQQARPGQVTTTTAVPVPAAPSKRGQKRPLAEPRIGVGCIVLRGDEILLVRERGRWSLPKGGLEAGELVQDGARRETFEETGLVVELRDLAFIVEFQAVTWGHHLQFFYTGREVGGKLEPRDPDRDVQEARFVPIRQLREFIRFRPRLVALETWLRERRPRHFVFNLDKEPAMLRKRRRVGEPPSPGAAVQEPELNGEPDL from the coding sequence ATGCCCGAAGATCAGAACAAGGCGGCAGGTGCGGCGGGGCAGCGGCGGCGGCGGCGGCGCCGGGGGGCGCCTCAGCAGGCCCGGCCCGGGCAGGTCACGACCACCACAGCGGTGCCCGTCCCAGCGGCCCCCAGCAAGCGAGGCCAGAAACGCCCCCTGGCCGAGCCCCGCATTGGGGTGGGCTGCATTGTCCTGCGCGGCGACGAGATTCTGCTGGTGCGTGAGCGGGGCCGCTGGTCGCTGCCCAAGGGCGGCCTGGAAGCCGGCGAGCTGGTGCAAGACGGCGCCCGCCGCGAAACCTTCGAGGAAACGGGGCTGGTGGTCGAACTGCGCGACCTTGCCTTCATCGTGGAATTCCAGGCCGTGACCTGGGGGCACCACCTGCAGTTCTTCTACACGGGGCGCGAGGTGGGCGGCAAGCTGGAACCCCGCGATCCGGACCGCGACGTGCAGGAGGCGCGCTTCGTGCCCATCCGGCAGCTGCGCGAGTTCATTCGCTTCCGGCCGCGGCTGGTGGCCCTGGAAACGTGGCTGCGCGAGCGCCGGCCCCGGCACTTTGTCTTTAATCTGGACAAGGAACCAGCGATGCTGCGCAAGCGCCGCCGGGTGGGCGAGCCTCCTTCACCGGGCGCGGCGGTCCAGGAACCCGAACTCAACGGCGAGCCGGATTTGTAA